The DNA region GCCGCCGAACACGGCCCCACCCTGGTCTTCGCCCACAACCTGCACCTGCAGCGCCACCGCAGCGTCCTGTCCCTCGGCGACCAGCAGCTGCGGATGTGGAGCGCTGGTGCGATCACCGCGACCCGCCTCGGTGACCGGTACGCCTACCTGGCCTCGGCCTTCGGCACGCTCGGCGACGACACCCCGCCACCGGACACCGTCGAAGGCGTCCTGGCCACACTGGGCTGGGACAGCTGCCTCGTCGACGCCCGCGCGCTCGCCCGGACCCGCGTCACGGCCACGACCGTGACGCGGGTCAGCCCGGACTTCGCCTACTTCCCGCTCGACCCGGCCCAGCTCGACACCGTCGACGGTGTCGTCTTCCTCAACCAGGCCCGCCAGCTGCAGGACCCGTGGTGACCCGACGCGGCCCGCGACCCTGATCACGACGGTGGGCCGCGACCAGCAGCTCCCGCACCACCGACGCGGTCCGCGGACCGGGGTCGACCACCGCCAGCCAGCCGACGCCCCCGTAGACAGGATGGACGAACACCGTGTCGGCGGCAGCAGGATCGACCCCGGCCGAGTCGTGCCCGGCATGGCGCCGCGCCTCGTCACGGCCCACGGCGATGTTGAGTCGGAACACCCCGGGCCGGTCCAGCCGCGACGACGCGTCACCGGGATAGTCCTTGGTCACGATCGTGGCGAACGGCTGACGCCGGGCCGGGACCGTACCGTCGGGCGAGACGTAGAAGAACGTGTCACCCCAGCTGATCGGTGGTGTGCCGCCGCCGGCGGCCGGCCGCAGCACCAGTACGTCGTCGCCGAGGCCGGCGACGAAGGCGATGATCTCTTCCTGCGTCATCGCTCCAGCGTTACATTGCAGTGCTTATGGAGACTTCACGCCATCGACCACAGGTGAACGGGGCGGCAGGTCTCCACTCGCCGGTGCTGCGCACGGTCGACGTCGCCCGCCGGGCCGGGTACGGCGTCCAACAGATCCGCAACCTGGAACGCGACGGCGTCCTGCCGTCGGCGCGGCGCACCGCCGCCGGCCATCGGGTCTACGGACCACTGCACCTGTACTGCGTGCTGGCCTACCGGGCCCTGGCCGCCGCGGCGGGTCCGGCCGACGCCCGCCGGATCGTCACTGCCGCACACCAGGGCCCACCCGCCGCGATGCTCGCGCTGCTCGACGCCGTACACGCCCGGCTGGACACCGAACGCGCCGACCTGCGCCAGGCCCAACTGGCCGCCGAGGCCATCGCCGCCGAACCGATGACCGACGTCCGCCCGTGCGACGCGATGGGCATCTCCGAACTCGCCGCCGCCCTCGGCGTA from Solwaraspora sp. WMMD791 includes:
- a CDS encoding DUF6194 family protein, which gives rise to MTQEEIIAFVAGLGDDVLVLRPAAGGGTPPISWGDTFFYVSPDGTVPARRQPFATIVTKDYPGDASSRLDRPGVFRLNIAVGRDEARRHAGHDSAGVDPAAADTVFVHPVYGGVGWLAVVDPGPRTASVVRELLVAAHRRDQGRGPRRVTTGPAAGGPG
- a CDS encoding MerR family transcriptional regulator; this translates as MNGAAGLHSPVLRTVDVARRAGYGVQQIRNLERDGVLPSARRTAAGHRVYGPLHLYCVLAYRALAAAAGPADARRIVTAAHQGPPAAMLALLDAVHARLDTERADLRQAQLAAEAIAAEPMTDVRPCDAMGISELAAALGVRPSTLRHWHAEGLVVPDRDRPGTTRRYTPEQVRDARIVHQLRSAGYRIAPLRALMPQLRTARRSADVRTALAARDATITARSRALLDAAAALGTVLTLTADVPAPGPDVSGRRTPRR